The following are from one region of the Vibrio rarus genome:
- a CDS encoding TetR/AcrR family transcriptional regulator → MKTKQRIVHGALELFNQHGERNITTNHISEHLGMSPGNLYYHYSNKQEIIRAIFDDYTAELLDRFRPYAAQEESLVLLKHYINSTFSLMWKYRFLYVNLADIVSRDTQLHAAYCAVQDKLRVNLVAIVRSFLTLGLIRVEGQDISRLVTNLHLIATGWLGYQSAMNSNKKVTESMIMQGMLQILAMVKPLATITGKEQLQLLEESLEMAFPTEQQ, encoded by the coding sequence ATGAAAACAAAGCAAAGAATCGTGCATGGAGCTCTAGAGCTATTCAACCAACATGGTGAACGTAACATTACCACTAACCATATTTCAGAACATCTCGGGATGAGTCCAGGAAATCTTTATTATCACTATTCGAATAAACAAGAGATTATTCGTGCCATTTTTGATGATTATACTGCCGAATTACTGGATAGGTTCCGCCCTTACGCCGCGCAAGAAGAAAGCTTAGTACTACTCAAGCATTACATTAATTCTACGTTTTCTTTAATGTGGAAATATCGTTTTTTATACGTCAACCTCGCTGACATCGTAAGTCGTGATACTCAACTTCACGCAGCATACTGCGCCGTTCAAGATAAACTACGCGTGAACTTAGTTGCCATAGTGAGATCTTTTTTAACGTTGGGGCTTATTCGTGTCGAGGGGCAGGATATTTCTCGTTTGGTGACCAATTTGCATTTGATTGCTACGGGGTGGTTAGGTTATCAATCGGCCATGAACTCCAATAAAAAAGTGACTGAGTCGATGATCATGCAAGGAATGCTACAGATCTTGGCAATGGTGAAACCTTTGGCGACCATAACAGGAAAAGAACAACTGCAGTTACTTGAGGAAAGCTTAGAAATGGCATTTCCTACAGAACAACAGTAA
- a CDS encoding 1,4-dihydroxy-2-naphthoate polyprenyltransferase, with the protein MTLSASHWLSAARPKTLPLALTSIVTGSCLAYTHQHFSWKVSLLALLTATLLQILSNLANDFGDAKQGTDNHDRLGPTRAIQSGEITAKQMQVAMVVCSILSLMSGLALILSSLTTLLDIAIFLGLGVLAIFCAIAYTVGKRPYGYMGLGDLAVFVFFGLLGVGGTFYLHTLSISGDLLLPATATGLLAVAVLNVNNMRDIDNDKAFGKTTVAVRLGLTKAKQYHAFLILTAWLAYLAFVLSNHCSSLSVLMTALILVPSALHLRALQSAKDSLAIAPLMAGVVKLALIANLVFSLAIIV; encoded by the coding sequence ATTACTTTGTCTGCATCTCATTGGCTATCTGCCGCTAGACCTAAAACATTGCCTTTGGCTCTCACTTCCATCGTTACTGGAAGCTGCCTGGCCTATACCCACCAGCATTTTTCTTGGAAAGTGAGTCTTTTAGCACTGCTAACGGCGACGCTATTGCAAATATTATCAAATCTAGCTAACGATTTTGGTGATGCTAAACAAGGAACCGACAATCATGACAGGCTTGGACCTACTCGGGCTATCCAATCCGGCGAAATTACGGCCAAACAAATGCAAGTGGCGATGGTTGTCTGTTCCATATTGAGCTTAATGTCAGGTCTTGCCCTCATTCTATCATCACTCACTACCCTGTTAGATATTGCTATTTTCCTTGGGTTAGGTGTTCTTGCGATATTTTGTGCCATTGCCTACACCGTAGGTAAACGTCCATACGGGTACATGGGTTTGGGTGATTTAGCTGTTTTTGTATTCTTTGGTTTACTCGGTGTCGGTGGGACATTTTATTTACACACTCTGAGCATCTCAGGCGATTTATTATTACCGGCCACAGCAACTGGTCTGCTGGCCGTCGCGGTGTTGAACGTCAACAATATGCGCGATATCGACAATGACAAAGCCTTTGGCAAAACCACGGTGGCGGTTCGTTTAGGGCTCACGAAAGCCAAGCAGTACCACGCCTTTTTGATTTTAACGGCATGGCTTGCTTATTTGGCTTTTGTTTTAAGTAACCATTGCAGTTCATTGAGCGTCTTGATGACCGCGCTGATCTTAGTACCAAGCGCATTACATCTTCGCGCTCTACAGAGTGCAAAAGATAGCTTAGCCATTGCGCCTTTGATGGCCGGAGTGGTAAAACTGGCCTTAATTGCTAACTTAGTCTTTTCTCTGGCAATTATTGTTTAA
- the rraA gene encoding ribonuclease E activity regulator RraA, with product MEYNTSALCDVYLDQVDVVEPMFSNFGGSASFAGQVTSIKCFEDNGLIRSVLEQDGQGRVLLIDGGGSLRKALIDAEIASLAEENEWEGIVVYGSVREVDELEEMNIGIQALASIPVGAIQSDAGEVDVPVNFGGVSFLPEDYIYADNTGIILSQEPLDTNFDLDESEEIA from the coding sequence ATGGAATACAACACTTCAGCCCTGTGTGATGTCTACTTAGATCAGGTTGATGTCGTAGAACCAATGTTTAGCAATTTTGGTGGCAGCGCTTCATTTGCAGGTCAAGTAACCAGCATCAAATGCTTTGAAGATAATGGACTAATACGTTCTGTTCTAGAGCAAGATGGCCAAGGTAGAGTATTACTGATTGATGGCGGTGGCTCCTTAAGAAAAGCGCTTATTGATGCTGAAATAGCCTCCCTAGCCGAAGAAAATGAATGGGAAGGCATCGTTGTTTATGGCTCTGTTCGTGAAGTAGACGAGCTAGAAGAGATGAATATCGGCATTCAAGCACTCGCTTCTATCCCTGTTGGCGCCATTCAAAGTGATGCGGGTGAAGTGGATGTCCCCGTTAATTTTGGTGGAGTGAGTTTCCTACCAGAAGACTACATTTATGCTGACAATACCGGCATCATCTTATCTCAAGAACCTCTAGATACTAACTTCGACCTGGATGAGAGTGAAGAAATAGCGTAA
- a CDS encoding SLC13 family permease, translated as MNKEHSSQVTKLAFCILIPILILMMPSTWFPIDDLTVIQHRLLAIFIMSALLWVLEPVPVFATSILIITLELIFLSDKGLTVLRIDHANESFGSLIPYTDILGSFSSPIIILFMGGFALAIAASKYQLDNNLARVLLKPFGTQPKYIMLGLMLITAVFSMFMSNTATTVMMLALLGPIVASAKPGDLGIKALVLCIPIAANTGGIATPIGTPPNAIALQYLTGEHSIDFLSWMMFGLPFVIIQLAIAWVLLQKLFPSSQEKMVLALEGEFLKSWQAIVVYITFALTIILWMTTKLHGMNTYVVSVIPLAVFTLTGIMGKTEIKQINWDVLWLVAGGIAIGLALDKTGLAKALAHSIDYQSLSPVAVVLTLSIICWLMANFMSNTATANLLMPIAAAIGASMPSLVAIGGLQGLLIVVAFSASLGMILPVSTPPNSLAYSTGLIESKDMAKTGLILGIFGLILVYIAMFLLT; from the coding sequence ATGAACAAAGAACACTCAAGCCAGGTCACTAAACTCGCATTTTGTATCCTGATACCGATATTGATACTAATGATGCCAAGCACTTGGTTTCCCATTGACGACCTGACTGTGATACAGCATCGACTGTTGGCTATTTTTATTATGTCGGCACTACTTTGGGTACTGGAACCTGTACCGGTTTTTGCCACTTCAATATTGATCATCACATTAGAGTTAATCTTTTTATCTGATAAAGGCTTAACGGTTTTACGCATTGATCATGCTAACGAATCTTTTGGCTCATTAATTCCATATACCGATATCTTAGGCTCATTTTCTTCGCCCATTATCATACTGTTTATGGGGGGATTTGCCCTTGCTATTGCCGCCTCTAAATATCAATTAGATAACAACCTAGCTCGAGTACTGTTAAAACCATTTGGGACACAACCTAAATACATCATGCTAGGGCTCATGCTCATTACTGCTGTGTTCTCTATGTTTATGTCCAATACAGCGACCACTGTCATGATGTTGGCCTTACTAGGACCTATCGTCGCCTCAGCAAAGCCTGGCGATCTTGGAATTAAAGCCTTGGTACTTTGTATTCCTATTGCCGCCAATACAGGCGGGATAGCGACGCCCATAGGCACCCCTCCTAATGCCATTGCCTTACAGTACCTTACTGGTGAGCACAGTATCGACTTTTTAAGCTGGATGATGTTTGGCCTACCCTTTGTCATCATTCAATTAGCGATTGCGTGGGTGTTACTACAAAAACTATTCCCGTCGTCACAAGAAAAAATGGTGCTGGCTTTAGAAGGTGAGTTTCTAAAATCTTGGCAGGCCATAGTGGTGTACATCACTTTTGCGCTCACCATAATTTTATGGATGACCACCAAACTGCACGGAATGAACACCTATGTAGTATCTGTGATTCCTTTAGCCGTCTTTACCTTAACTGGCATTATGGGTAAAACAGAGATCAAACAAATTAACTGGGATGTACTGTGGTTGGTTGCCGGTGGTATTGCCATTGGACTGGCTTTAGACAAAACCGGTCTTGCCAAAGCCTTAGCGCACTCCATTGATTATCAAAGCTTATCTCCTGTGGCTGTGGTGCTGACTCTATCCATCATCTGCTGGCTAATGGCTAACTTTATGTCCAACACAGCCACCGCTAACCTATTAATGCCTATTGCAGCGGCAATAGGGGCATCCATGCCAAGCCTAGTGGCCATTGGTGGCCTACAAGGATTACTCATAGTGGTCGCCTTCTCTGCGTCACTGGGTATGATTTTACCTGTATCGACACCGCCTAACTCTTTGGCTTATTCCACCGGCCTCATCGAAAGCAAAGATATGGCAAAAACAGGGCTTATTCTCGGTATCTTTGGTTTAATACTGGTGTACATCGCCATGTTTCTCTTAACTTAA
- a CDS encoding glycerophosphodiester phosphodiesterase — protein MFVIAHRGARETHPENTLLAFDNALKGGAKAIELDIHQHQQQFWVIHDSWVNRTTNGVGLLHWFSTQSLKKLDAGQGECIPTLKETLRHLAGSCALNIELKGMDSIALLIEHLDYAINKCGFSHEQLLVSSFNHHWLAELHQQRPDIKLAALTASKPIGLCLFAQQLNAYSVNIDLHVVDSEMINDAKQRGLKIFVYTVNQAEDWARLQQMGVDGIFCDNPQQAVSYFSSNIRQNPSWP, from the coding sequence ATGTTTGTTATTGCTCATCGAGGTGCCAGAGAAACCCACCCAGAGAATACGTTACTGGCCTTTGATAACGCATTAAAAGGGGGCGCAAAAGCCATTGAGCTGGACATTCATCAACACCAGCAGCAATTTTGGGTGATTCACGATAGTTGGGTTAATCGCACGACCAATGGTGTCGGTCTATTACATTGGTTTAGCACACAAAGCCTTAAAAAATTGGATGCAGGACAAGGGGAATGCATACCGACATTAAAAGAAACCTTACGCCACTTAGCTGGGAGTTGCGCCTTAAATATAGAGCTAAAAGGAATGGACAGCATAGCGCTACTCATAGAGCACCTAGACTATGCGATCAATAAATGTGGATTTTCCCATGAGCAGTTACTGGTATCTTCTTTTAATCATCATTGGCTTGCAGAGCTTCACCAGCAAAGACCCGATATAAAATTGGCGGCTCTAACAGCCAGCAAGCCCATAGGTTTATGTCTATTTGCACAACAGCTTAATGCCTACAGTGTCAATATTGATCTCCATGTCGTAGATAGTGAGATGATAAACGACGCCAAACAACGTGGACTAAAAATCTTTGTCTATACAGTCAATCAAGCAGAGGATTGGGCTCGCCTGCAACAAATGGGAGTCGATGGCATTTTCTGTGATAATCCCCAGCAAGCTGTCAGCTATTTTTCCTCGAATATTCGGCAAAACCCAAGCTGGCCTTAA
- a CDS encoding DMT family transporter codes for MKYEWLALAAAFLWAISSLISVKPARYLGPFAYSRWRMGCTAVMLTAMAAFTGGWSTVNSEHITPMMLSGLVGIFIGDTALFACMNRMGPRQAGLLFSCHAVFSGIIGYWLFSETWQGMELLGAILVFSGVVTAIFFGRKQSGKHEWESLQGKMAIGIGMGLLAGLCQALGGIIAKPVMLTSVDPIAASAIRMISAFVAHSLFYFSGSKQAKAKQKINLNIFAITALNGFLAMAVGMTLILYALQDGNVGMVALLSSTTPIMILPLLWFITKQRPNRYAWYGAILAVIGTGMIVL; via the coding sequence ATGAAATACGAATGGCTCGCCCTTGCTGCGGCGTTCTTATGGGCTATATCTAGCCTTATCTCTGTTAAACCTGCTCGCTACTTAGGTCCTTTTGCCTATAGTCGCTGGCGAATGGGTTGTACCGCTGTCATGTTAACCGCTATGGCCGCCTTCACCGGTGGGTGGTCTACGGTGAACTCTGAGCATATTACCCCTATGATGCTGTCTGGTTTAGTCGGTATTTTTATTGGCGATACCGCATTATTTGCCTGTATGAATCGAATGGGACCACGCCAAGCAGGGTTATTGTTTTCCTGTCACGCTGTCTTCTCTGGCATTATCGGTTACTGGCTGTTTAGTGAAACCTGGCAAGGAATGGAATTACTCGGGGCAATATTGGTGTTCTCTGGAGTCGTTACGGCGATCTTTTTCGGCCGTAAACAATCAGGTAAACATGAATGGGAATCCTTGCAGGGAAAAATGGCCATTGGTATTGGCATGGGGCTTCTTGCGGGGCTTTGCCAAGCGCTCGGGGGCATTATTGCTAAACCGGTTATGTTAACCAGTGTTGACCCTATTGCTGCCTCTGCTATTCGAATGATTAGTGCTTTTGTAGCTCACTCGCTGTTTTATTTCAGTGGCTCGAAACAGGCCAAAGCCAAGCAAAAAATCAACCTCAATATTTTTGCCATTACCGCCTTAAATGGCTTTTTAGCTATGGCTGTAGGAATGACATTAATTCTCTACGCATTGCAAGATGGTAATGTGGGCATGGTGGCCCTACTTTCTTCAACAACCCCAATCATGATACTGCCGCTGCTTTGGTTTATCACTAAACAGCGGCCTAACCGCTACGCATGGTATGGCGCAATATTGGCCGTAATCGGTACCGGTATGATAGTCCTTTAA
- the epmA gene encoding elongation factor P--(R)-beta-lysine ligase yields the protein MSTDSWQPSAEISSLRKRAAIIAAIRQFFVERNVLEVDTPAMSHATVTDVHLHTFQTEFVGPGFADGKKLYFMTSPEFHMKRLLAAGSGCIYQIGKAFRNEEAGRYHNPEFALLEWYRIGFDHHQLMNEMDQLLQLVLGCNAAEKMTYQQAFLSQLQVCPLQSSMDELKVAAAHLGLADIAQSESDRDTLLQLLFSVGVEPKIGLKAPAFVYDFPASQAALAKINAQDSRVADRFEVYFKGIELANGFHELDNADEQLLRFEQDNKKRLEMGLSPQPIDYHLIEALKHGLPQCSGVALGIDRLIMLACQQTHIDKVTAFAFPRA from the coding sequence ATGAGCACCGATAGCTGGCAACCATCAGCAGAGATATCTTCTTTAAGAAAAAGAGCTGCAATTATCGCAGCCATTCGACAGTTTTTTGTTGAACGAAACGTGCTAGAAGTGGATACCCCTGCCATGAGTCATGCCACCGTCACCGATGTTCACTTGCACACCTTTCAAACAGAGTTTGTTGGGCCTGGGTTTGCTGATGGAAAAAAACTTTACTTTATGACCAGTCCTGAATTTCATATGAAGCGATTATTGGCAGCAGGTAGTGGCTGTATTTATCAAATAGGTAAAGCGTTTAGAAATGAAGAGGCCGGTCGTTACCATAACCCAGAATTTGCGCTATTAGAGTGGTATCGTATCGGCTTTGACCATCATCAACTTATGAATGAAATGGACCAATTGCTACAGCTTGTCTTAGGTTGTAACGCAGCAGAAAAAATGACGTATCAACAGGCATTTTTATCACAGCTACAGGTGTGTCCTTTGCAGTCATCAATGGATGAATTAAAGGTCGCAGCCGCCCATTTAGGGTTGGCCGACATTGCCCAATCAGAGAGCGATCGAGATACCTTATTACAGCTACTCTTTAGTGTTGGTGTTGAGCCAAAAATAGGCTTGAAAGCACCGGCGTTTGTTTATGATTTCCCCGCATCTCAAGCCGCACTGGCTAAAATCAATGCCCAAGATAGCCGTGTGGCTGACCGCTTTGAGGTGTATTTTAAAGGCATTGAATTAGCGAATGGCTTTCATGAGCTTGATAATGCCGACGAGCAACTACTGCGCTTTGAGCAAGACAATAAAAAGCGCCTTGAGATGGGATTGTCACCTCAACCTATTGATTATCATTTAATTGAGGCGCTTAAGCACGGGTTGCCGCAATGTTCAGGCGTCGCCCTCGGTATAGATCGTCTTATTATGCTGGCTTGCCAACAGACGCACATTGATAAAGTTACGGCGTTTGCTTTTCCGCGCGCTTAA
- the frdA gene encoding fumarate reductase (quinol) flavoprotein subunit — MKILNTDIAVIGAGGAGLRTAIAAAEANPELEVALISKVYPMRSHTVAAEGGSAAVVKDEDSLDNHFNDTVGGGDWLCEQDVVEYFVENATREMIQMEQWGCPWSRKENGEINVRRFGGMKVERTWFAADKTGFHMLHTLFQTSMKYPQIKRFDEYFVVDLLVVDNEVQGLIAIHMAEGELVTIKAKSVVLATGGAGRVYHTNTNGGIVTGDGMAMAYRHGVPLRDMEFVQYHPTGLPGTGILMTEGCRGEGGIIVNKNGYRYLQDYGMGPETPVGQPKNKHMELGPRDKVSQAFWHEQQKGNTIKHPLGDVVHLDLRHLGEEYLQERLPFICELAKAYVNVDPAKEPIPIRPTVHYTMGGIETDASCETRIKGLFAVGECASVGLHGANRLGSNSLAEFVVFGRVAGEAAVKHASEFTEWDDDAIHSQVELVEARIQALMDQEGDENWATIRTEMGNTMEAGCGIYRSEDLMKETIDKLTELKERYKKISIKDKGKVFNTDLLYAIEVGYGLEVAEAMAHSALLRKESRGAHQRLDSGCTERDDENFLKHSLAFYKPNHAPSIDYSSVKITKSQPKARLYGAEAEAAAAAEEKAASDAANNAEEQK, encoded by the coding sequence GTGAAGATACTCAACACAGATATCGCGGTAATCGGCGCAGGGGGTGCCGGTCTTCGAACTGCTATCGCAGCAGCTGAAGCGAACCCTGAATTGGAAGTGGCTCTCATTTCTAAAGTTTACCCAATGCGCTCACATACTGTGGCAGCTGAAGGTGGATCTGCCGCCGTCGTTAAAGACGAAGACAGCCTAGACAATCACTTCAATGATACTGTTGGCGGTGGTGACTGGCTTTGTGAACAAGACGTTGTTGAATATTTTGTTGAAAATGCAACCCGTGAAATGATCCAAATGGAGCAATGGGGTTGTCCGTGGAGCCGCAAGGAAAACGGTGAAATCAATGTGCGCCGCTTTGGTGGTATGAAAGTAGAACGCACTTGGTTTGCAGCGGATAAAACTGGCTTCCACATGCTACACACTCTCTTCCAGACATCGATGAAATACCCTCAAATAAAACGCTTTGATGAGTATTTTGTTGTCGATTTACTTGTGGTAGATAACGAAGTCCAAGGCTTGATTGCTATTCATATGGCTGAAGGCGAATTAGTGACGATTAAAGCAAAATCCGTGGTATTGGCTACTGGTGGCGCTGGACGTGTTTACCATACCAACACGAACGGTGGCATCGTTACGGGTGACGGCATGGCAATGGCGTATCGTCATGGTGTGCCATTGCGAGATATGGAGTTCGTCCAATATCACCCAACCGGCCTTCCAGGCACTGGCATATTGATGACCGAAGGGTGTCGTGGTGAAGGCGGTATCATAGTTAATAAAAATGGCTATCGCTATTTGCAAGACTATGGCATGGGGCCTGAAACCCCAGTAGGACAGCCGAAAAACAAACACATGGAGCTTGGCCCTCGCGATAAAGTATCGCAAGCATTTTGGCACGAGCAACAAAAAGGCAACACCATCAAGCACCCACTCGGTGATGTGGTACATCTCGATCTTCGCCACCTTGGGGAAGAGTACCTACAAGAGCGCCTGCCTTTCATTTGTGAATTGGCTAAAGCTTACGTCAACGTTGATCCGGCTAAAGAACCTATCCCAATTCGTCCTACGGTTCACTACACCATGGGGGGTATTGAAACCGATGCAAGTTGTGAGACACGGATTAAAGGTCTATTTGCTGTAGGTGAGTGTGCTTCTGTAGGTCTGCACGGTGCTAACCGTTTAGGCTCTAACTCTTTAGCCGAGTTTGTGGTATTTGGCCGCGTTGCGGGTGAAGCTGCTGTGAAACATGCCTCTGAGTTTACTGAGTGGGATGACGATGCGATTCACTCCCAAGTAGAGTTGGTTGAAGCGCGTATTCAAGCTCTTATGGATCAAGAAGGCGATGAAAACTGGGCAACCATTCGCACTGAAATGGGTAATACCATGGAAGCGGGTTGTGGTATCTATCGCAGTGAAGACTTGATGAAAGAGACCATAGACAAGCTTACCGAGCTCAAAGAGCGTTACAAGAAAATCAGCATCAAAGACAAAGGTAAAGTGTTTAACACGGATCTACTGTACGCCATTGAAGTGGGCTACGGGCTAGAAGTAGCGGAAGCGATGGCGCATTCAGCGTTATTGCGTAAAGAGTCTCGTGGTGCTCACCAACGCCTTGATAGCGGTTGTACAGAGCGTGATGATGAGAACTTCTTGAAACACTCACTGGCCTTCTACAAACCCAATCATGCCCCGAGTATTGATTACAGCTCAGTGAAGATCACTAAATCACAACCAAAAGCCCGTCTCTATGGCGCTGAAGCCGAAGCCGCTGCTGCTGCAGAAGAAAAAGCGGCTAGCGATGCTGCCAATAATGCAGAGGAGCAAAAATAA
- a CDS encoding succinate dehydrogenase/fumarate reductase iron-sulfur subunit: MMPARIQKVDILRYDPEKDSEPYFQSFDVPFDETMSVLDALGYIKDNLDKDLAYRWSCRMAICGSCGIMVNQVPKLACKTFLRDYPNGVKIEALANFPIEKDLIVDMTPFIERLEAVKPYIIGNDRTPEDGTNIQTPEQMARYKQFAACINCGLCYAACPQFGLNPDFLGPAALTLAHRYNLDSRDDGKQQRMPLINSDNGAWGCTFVGYCSEVCPKSVDPAGAVNQGKIESSKDFVIAMFKPEDA; encoded by the coding sequence ATAATGCCCGCTCGAATTCAAAAAGTAGATATTCTGCGTTACGACCCAGAAAAAGACTCAGAACCGTACTTTCAATCTTTTGATGTGCCCTTTGATGAGACTATGTCTGTGCTGGATGCGCTAGGTTATATTAAAGATAATCTAGATAAAGACTTAGCTTATCGCTGGTCTTGCCGTATGGCCATCTGCGGTTCATGTGGCATCATGGTCAACCAAGTGCCTAAATTAGCGTGTAAAACCTTTTTACGTGACTACCCTAACGGCGTAAAAATTGAAGCACTGGCCAATTTCCCTATCGAAAAAGATTTAATTGTAGATATGACGCCTTTCATTGAGCGTCTTGAAGCTGTTAAACCTTATATCATAGGCAATGATCGCACCCCTGAAGATGGCACAAATATCCAAACCCCAGAGCAAATGGCGCGCTATAAACAATTTGCCGCCTGCATTAACTGTGGCCTATGTTATGCCGCTTGCCCGCAGTTTGGTTTGAATCCAGATTTCTTAGGGCCTGCTGCGCTAACCTTAGCTCATCGCTATAACTTAGACAGCCGAGATGATGGTAAGCAACAACGTATGCCACTTATTAACAGTGACAACGGCGCTTGGGGTTGTACCTTTGTTGGTTACTGCTCTGAAGTTTGTCCAAAGAGCGTCGATCCAGCAGGTGCTGTAAACCAAGGCAAGATTGAATCGTCAAAGGACTTTGTCATTGCAATGTTTAAGCCGGAGGATGCGTAA
- the frdC gene encoding fumarate reductase subunit FrdC — MSNRKPYVREMKRSWWQNHPFYRMYMLREATVIPLILFTLFITFGLGALVKGPDAWATWLAFMSSPIVVLINILALIGSLFHAYTFFNMMPQVMPMRFKGKTLDKKAIVLAQWAAVAFISLIVLVIV, encoded by the coding sequence ATGTCTAACCGTAAACCTTACGTACGAGAAATGAAGCGTAGTTGGTGGCAAAACCACCCTTTCTATCGCATGTATATGCTAAGGGAAGCCACTGTAATCCCTTTAATCCTGTTTACCTTGTTTATCACATTTGGTTTAGGTGCGCTGGTAAAAGGGCCTGATGCATGGGCAACTTGGTTAGCGTTTATGAGTTCCCCTATTGTGGTACTGATTAATATTCTGGCGCTCATTGGCAGTCTATTTCACGCATATACTTTCTTTAATATGATGCCTCAAGTTATGCCAATGCGTTTTAAAGGCAAAACACTGGACAAGAAAGCTATTGTTCTTGCTCAGTGGGCTGCGGTCGCCTTTATCTCTCTCATTGTTCTAGTCATTGTTTAA
- the frdD gene encoding fumarate reductase subunit FrdD, whose translation MMNKNPKRSDEPVWWGLFGAGGSWFAMITPVTIFVLGILVPLGIIDSNAMSYERVSTFVTSIIGGLFVIATIALPMWHAMHRLHHAMHDLKFHTGTAGKVAAYFVAAFLTGLAIVFVFMV comes from the coding sequence GTGATGAATAAAAACCCTAAACGCTCAGATGAACCAGTATGGTGGGGACTCTTTGGAGCCGGTGGCTCATGGTTTGCAATGATAACGCCCGTCACTATTTTTGTGCTGGGTATTCTTGTGCCTCTTGGCATCATAGATTCGAATGCGATGAGCTATGAGCGAGTATCCACCTTTGTGACATCTATTATCGGTGGCCTATTTGTCATTGCGACTATTGCGCTACCTATGTGGCACGCGATGCATCGCTTGCATCACGCTATGCATGACCTTAAATTCCACACAGGCACGGCTGGCAAGGTTGCAGCCTACTTTGTGGCGGCCTTTTTAACGGGTCTTGCCATTGTGTTTGTATTTATGGTGTAA
- the efp gene encoding elongation factor P, translated as MATVSTNEFKGGLKFMLDNEPCSILENEYVKPGKGQAFNRVKVRKLLSGKVLEKTFKSGESVELADVLDIDLDYLYSDGEFYHFMNNETFEQIAADAKAVGDNAKWLVENNTCMITLWNGNPIVVTPPNFVELEVVETDPGLKGDTQGTGGKPATLSTGAVVRVPLFIQIGEVVKCDTRSGEYVGRVK; from the coding sequence ATGGCTACTGTAAGTACCAATGAATTCAAGGGCGGTCTAAAGTTCATGCTCGATAACGAGCCATGTTCAATCCTAGAAAACGAATACGTTAAACCAGGTAAAGGCCAAGCGTTCAACCGTGTTAAAGTTCGTAAACTACTATCTGGCAAAGTTCTAGAGAAGACATTTAAGTCTGGTGAATCTGTTGAGCTTGCTGATGTTCTAGATATCGATCTAGATTATCTTTATTCAGATGGTGAATTCTATCACTTCATGAACAACGAAACTTTTGAGCAAATTGCTGCTGACGCTAAAGCTGTAGGCGATAACGCTAAATGGCTCGTTGAAAACAACACGTGTATGATCACTTTGTGGAATGGTAACCCAATTGTAGTTACTCCACCAAACTTTGTTGAGCTAGAAGTGGTTGAGACAGACCCAGGCTTGAAAGGTGATACTCAAGGTACAGGTGGTAAGCCTGCAACACTAAGCACAGGTGCTGTGGTTCGTGTTCCGCTATTTATTCAAATTGGTGAAGTTGTTAAGTGCGACACACGCTCTGGCGAATACGTTGGTCGTGTAAAATAA